In Synechococcus sp. PCC 6312, one genomic interval encodes:
- a CDS encoding heavy metal-responsive transcriptional regulator, translating to MTTRSALKIGDVAKQSGVSVPTLRYYETLGLISPAERGDNGYRYYSPSVVSQVAFIKKAQALGLALDEIRQILNVRDRGELPCEMVQSLLTQKIQQLNTQISQMQMFKQELEAYQTQWQNITPQLTDAEICPLIETITP from the coding sequence ATGACAACTCGTTCAGCCCTCAAAATTGGTGATGTGGCCAAACAGTCAGGTGTATCCGTTCCGACCTTGCGCTACTACGAAACCTTGGGCTTAATTAGTCCAGCCGAGCGAGGTGACAATGGCTATCGGTATTATTCGCCCTCCGTGGTTTCTCAAGTTGCTTTTATTAAAAAAGCCCAGGCCTTGGGGTTGGCCCTAGATGAAATTCGCCAAATTCTGAATGTGCGGGATCGAGGGGAATTACCCTGTGAGATGGTGCAAAGTTTACTAACGCAGAAAATTCAACAACTTAACACCCAAATTTCACAAATGCAGATGTTCAAGCAGGAACTAGAGGCTTATCAAACTCAGTGGCAAAACATCACACCCCAACTGACTGACGCTGAAATTTGTCCGCTGATTGAAACCATTACCCCATGA
- a CDS encoding antibiotic biosynthesis monooxygenase: protein MILEVAVLDIKPGLATEFKTAFEKASTIIATMPGYISLELQRCIETQSRYILLVRWQKLEDHTIGFRQSPQYQEWRSLLHHFYEPFPVVEHYATVLYNSRNGSVP from the coding sequence GTGATCCTAGAAGTTGCTGTTCTTGATATAAAACCAGGTTTAGCTACAGAATTTAAAACTGCCTTTGAAAAAGCTTCAACCATCATTGCGACTATGCCAGGGTATATTTCTCTCGAGCTTCAGCGTTGCATAGAAACCCAAAGCCGTTATATTTTGCTAGTCCGTTGGCAAAAACTAGAAGATCATACGATTGGATTTCGACAATCGCCTCAGTATCAAGAATGGCGTTCTTTGCTTCACCACTTCTATGAACCATTTCCAGTTGTAGAACACTACGCAACTGTTTTGTACAATAGTCGTAATGGGTCAGTGCCTTGA
- a CDS encoding type II toxin-antitoxin system HicB family antitoxin encodes MNYPIVVYPCEEGGFVAEVPALRGCLAQGETLDETLKELMTVRDLWLETAQKHDQKLPDIGSAITKVRALSA; translated from the coding sequence ATGAACTATCCAATAGTGGTTTATCCCTGCGAAGAGGGTGGTTTTGTAGCTGAGGTTCCAGCATTACGAGGTTGCTTGGCACAGGGAGAAACTTTAGATGAAACATTAAAAGAATTGATGACGGTAAGGGATTTGTGGCTGGAAACCGCTCAAAAACACGATCAGAAATTACCAGATATTGGAAGTGCGATCACAAAAGTGCGAGCGTTAAGCGCATAA
- a CDS encoding type II toxin-antitoxin system HicA family toxin, producing MPKKDKLLQLLRNSPNNARFTDICQLLELSGYLLDRITGSHHIFKKGEVIFVVPVHNKRVKAIYVRRVVELIEGDQE from the coding sequence ATGCCTAAGAAAGACAAGCTACTTCAGTTATTAAGGAACAGTCCTAATAATGCAAGATTTACAGACATTTGCCAACTTTTAGAGTTGAGTGGGTATCTGCTAGATAGAATTACGGGCAGTCATCATATCTTCAAGAAGGGCGAGGTGATTTTTGTAGTTCCAGTTCACAACAAACGAGTAAAGGCTATTTATGTTAGACGAGTTGTAGAACTTATTGAAGGAGATCAAGAATGA